Part of the Candidatus Dependentiae bacterium genome is shown below.
AACTTTGCCAGTTGCACCTATTCACATAGCTGCACTGTATGGGTATACAAAAATAGTACACATGCTCCTTAATGAAGGAGTTAATCCTTCAGCTGCTATTAAAATTGATAGCGAAGCTGTGAGGAAATTTCCTTATGTTGGGTTTTTTGAAGGTAAAACACCATTAGACTTAGCTCATAGGGACCAAAAAGATGAGACTGTGCAATTTTTAAAAGAGTATTTAAAAGTAGTAGAGCAAGTTGAAAGTAACGCAACTAAAGAGCTTTTAGATCAGATGATTAATAAACCGTATGTAGCTCTGGTGTTGGCTCTATTAATATGTAAATTGCCTTTAAGACCAGAGGAAATTAAGCCCTATTTTAGTCTAGTGAAGAGAAAGTACGAAGATACAGGTGATGATAGTTACAAAGCTATTACAAGAATATTTAAAGAGGCTTATAAGGGAGCTTTAGTGTATACTCTGCTAAAACATGCAACGCCACGTTTAGAACAGAATGCTGAAAAAAGAAAAGAGAGCGTTTCTGATACGCCATTAGAACAGTTAATGCTTCCTGTTGAGATTGTAAATTTGATTTATAGAGATGTCTTTTTTTCAAATGCTCGCAGCATATAAGGTATGGTATTGCCCACATGATTAGGAAGCTTTTTACAATTTTTAAAAAAGATCTATAGTAAATAGTATATAATTTAATTAGAACTACTTACTACTTCTGATAAAGCGAATGTGTTTAATATGAAAAAAATAATAATAAAATTAATTTTTTCTCTACTAACTTTACCTTATTGTAAGTTAAGTAAAGCAGCTCAAGAATCAACTCTTGAATTTAAAAATAGTTTAACTTTGAACAATGCAAAATTAAAAAATATAGTTGTTAAAGCTGAATCTTATTACACTCAGGCTCCGGAAAAATCTCTTATTATTCAAAATATAGTTCGTGGTGCAGCTGTCCATTATGCCCTAACGAGTAATAATAGTTCTTTAGGCTCTAATTTATTGGTAGCTGAACAGTATGAGAGTAATATAAAAGCACTTGTATGGTTTTATTTTGCGCAGGCTTTAGCAAAAAACCAGCAATTCAATGATGGTACCTTTATTATTCAAGATACATCAGATAGGGTATTTGCTTATCTCAAAAAATGTCCTTCTACTTATGGCCGTATATCAACGCATTTTACTTCTTATCTAAAAGCGTCCCAGTTAAGTGTAGATGATAAAAAGCAATTTGGGCTTGATATTGATCATTTGCCAAGCAATAAAAAAACAATTTTATTTGGTGTTGTTGATCCAAGTAGGCATCTTTTTTTTATAAAGCCTGAAAGCGCAGGGGTGAAGCAGTTCAAAGAAGCGCTAAGGCATGGTATCCATCTTGTAGCTGCTCAATTAAGAAAAGTGCCTTCTTGTTGTGAATTATGGGCGCTTAAATTTTTTCAAGGATCTAGTACGCCAAAAGTTACAGCAGTAGCGCGCTGGTTTTCAAGCTATTTAGGTAGTGATGATAGTCCCACATCGCGCAAAGAACGTGTGCCGCTTGATGCTCGTTTAAAGTTTGGCACATTATTATATGCTTTAAAGTCGTATGCGCTAGTATCTGATGCGGTTGTATCTGATTATATTTCCAAAGCCTCAATTTATGGAATAAGTTATATGTATGCAGAAGCTATAAAGCTTAAAGCTCAAACTTGTACACCTCAAGCATTAAGCTTGGTTGAAACGTTTATTCAAGAGCTTGAATCTGTGTATGATCATCTAGGCCTCCGCTTTGGTAGAGAGGTCATTTTAACAGATTTTGAGTTGTAAATCTTTATCTTTATTAGTTTAAAAAAGAGAGACCCTCTATTGATTAGGGTCTCTCTTTTTATATTTTGAAGAATGATTATACGGTATATCCTAAAATAGAAGTTGCTATATCGGGAGCTAGCTCAGGTGACTGTTCTTCTTTTGAGCCTAGTCCTGGAATTACTTTGCTGTTTCGAGCATACTCTTTGAGGATTTGACCTATAGCTTGGTAATCTGCACTCTGATTTGCCTTATATTTATCAGCAGCAATCTTGTTATAGATGCTCATTTGTGCTTGGGTTGGTTTTAGTTTTAAAAGAAGCTGTTTTACAAGATGTTTATAGCCTACTTCTATAGCTTTTTTCATTGTAGTGTCGGTAGGCTTTTGCTCAAATTCTTGAAATAGTCGGGTGTAGTCTTGCAATTGTCTATTGAGCAATAATTTAATTAAGCTTATACCTTTAGTTTGATGAACTTTGTTGAAAAAATCAGCTGGAGTTTCCCCATTGCCGTCTTTAATTAGTGGATTAGCTCCTGCTTCTATCAGAAGCTTTATAATTTTGACTCGATCATCGATTTGAGTCGTATTCATTGTGGAGCTATCAAGGCTTTTAATGGCTAAGCTAAGTGCTGTTTCTTTATCAGCTCGAATTTTATTTATAAAAACTCTATTTTGAAGTAAAATTCTTACTCTATTTAAATCTGCATTGGAAATAGCTTGCATCAACTCAGCGGTATTTTGGTCGATAGTATTAGTTGATGGCTGTTGCATGCTAATGGTATAGAGAGGCGCTATCATGAGAGTTATAAGAAGTAGTCTTTTCATATGAGTATCCTTTTGATTTAAGTATAAGGCTGTATATATTTAATAGTATTATAATTATTTCATATTTGTCAATAATTTATAATTAACGCTTTCTTGCCCCGCCTTGTGGCTGCGCCTAGTTTTTTTAATAATTGCGTATAATTATCTTAAAAAGTCAAAGACGCAATAGTTTTGCTAGGGAAAGCAAAAGTGCTTCTTTAATAAGAAGCACTTTTATAATTGCTAGTTCCTGTTCTATTAACAGCACTCATCGTCATCATCGCAGTTAGGGTCGCCTATTGATGATTCAAGATCATTTTTAAGTTCTTCATATGATTTTTTATAAGAGTCAATAGACTGTTCTGTTAACAGTTCTTCCATATCTTCAAGTAGTAAAACTTGGTCTTCTGCTAATGCATTGATATCTTGATTGATTTCTTCTATGTATTTTTTTAATTTGTCTTCAGCACTTAAGCTTAATTGTGCTGGTTTGCCTTTTTTGATAATGAGCTTTAGAGGTCCTGACATGAGAGGCTCTTTTTTAGCTGTAACATGACTAATAATAGTTTGTTGTAAGGCTGGTGGAGCTAAATCAATAATTTCTTGTATAGTTGTAAGTAATAGCTTTTCTGTAGTGTGTACTTGCTCTATTCCTTCAATAAAATTAATGCGCTCTCTTATTGTTAGATCTCCTATTATAAGTTGATTAAGAGTAGCTTCTAATTTTTGAGCATGTTCGCGTATGGTATTCCATATGGCTTTATCTTCAGCTGTTACTAAGGAGTTCATAATGCTCATTTGCTGTTCTGAGGTCATAGAAGCTTCGCCATTAGTATTTTCAGTAGCTATAGCATCCATTACAAGAAGAGCTTTTTCTTTAGCCGAGTAAGTAGTAAGTATGTGTTGTATATCTTTGTTGGTTAGCTTGTTTGTCATTTGGGCTTTCGGATAATAAAAGTAGGGTTGTGCGTGCTTTAAGTAAATATGCGAATAATGCAAAAAACTTTTACTTATAAACTAAATCAGTCAAGCGCTGTAAAGCAACTATAGGACCAATGTGTAGTAAATGCTCGTTGCGTCTATAGCCACGCATTAGTATACTTTAGATTCAGAAAAAAAGCTTTTAAGCTATGAAGATTTAGCCACACATAAATATTTTATTCGTATAATTATTTATGTGTATGAAGGTTGGTATAGAAATAAACCAAAGAGGACCTTTGGCTTTAAATTATTTTTTGTAAATAGTGTTTTTTGTGGAATGGCTGTCGGCCCTCTTTGGTTTTAAGGAATTAAAGCAATTAAAGTTAAATTAAAATATAAATTAGATAAGATAAAAAAAGATTAATACCTATAAAGGAAGAAGAATAACTATGCGCTTGCCTGACTGTTCGTCAGTATGGTTTTACTAATCGGTTGTTATTACTTGAAAAAACTTTCAACAAAGCTTTTTTATAATAAGCTTCAACATAGGGCCAATTTACTACATGCCACCATGCATTTATATAATCAAGGCGCCTACTACTAAATTAGCTTTACTTGTTATTTATTGTTTGTATGTATAAGTGTCTCTATCATCTCCTGTGCTTCATCACTAGTTTTAACGAGTATAGTTGTTTTAGAATGGATAGCATGTATATATTTTTCAGTTTCAAAAGTGGCATTTTTTTTGGTATCAAGATGTATGCCAAAGTGTTGTAAAGGTCTTGTTATTTTTTCACGAATATAGGGTGAATTTTCTCCTATACCTCCTGAAAAAACAAGCATATGTAGTGGTCCTAAAATGCTCATATAAGCACCTATATATTTTGTTATAGTAGAGCAATAGATATCAAGGGCTAATAGTGCTTCTGCTTGTCCGGCTTGCGCTTGCTCAACAACCCATTTGCTATCGCTTGTACCAGTAAGCGCTTTTGTGCCACAGTGTGTATTTAAAAAGAGCTCGAGTTGCTCAGGTGTTAAAGCAAGCTGCTGTGCCAAATAAAGTACGGCTGCAGGATCTAGAGAGCCACTACGTGTTGCCATCAGCACACCCTCTAGGGGAGAAAATCCCATAGAAGTGTCAATACTTACACCATTTTTAAGCGCTGTTACACTTGAGCCTCCACCTAAATGGCATACGATTATATTTTGGGGTAAATTATCTTGCTTGCTTAGCGTACGTGTTATTGATTGAAGTGCTATCCCGTGATAGCCAAACCGATATATATCAAGCTCTTGAGCAAGAGCCAATGGTAATCCGTATAAACGAGCATGTTGCGGCATAGTTTGGTGAAAGGCGCTGTCAGATATACCATAGATAGGTATTTGGGGGAAATGTTTTATAAGCTCGCCGATCTCTTGTATTATAGGTCCTATATGCAGTGAGGCTTTAGAAATGTTCTCAATAAGTCTTTGTACGTATTTTTTATCTATAAGACGTGTTTGCGTGAAATAGGTGCCTGGAGCTACAATGCGTAGTGCTATGACAGTTGGGTTAAGGTCATAGATCTTTTTGCTGTACTCGATACTTTGTTGATACTGCTCAGGTGTAACAGTTGCTACACCTGAGTTAGTATGCACTGCATAGGTATCTTTCTGTTGTTTGAATACAAAGTGAGCTACAAGAGTAGTGTCAGCAAAAAGACTATATTTTTTCGATGTACTACCAATATTAATTATTAAGTACTTTTTTGCCATTGCCACTGAGTAACCTCTTTAGGATCGATACCGTATTTTAAAATATAGTTGGTAAAGTCACTTATTTTTTGATTGTATTTTTGGGACAATTCTTGGGCTTGCTTAGAGTTTATGTTACCATTTTGAGCTCCAACACGTAGAGCATCAAGCACTAAATGGTACCGGCTTGTACCATTACGAATTTGCATATCAAACGGCGTTGTAGTAGAGCCTTCTTCGCTATAACCACGAACAGTAAACCGTTTAGAACTTCCATGCTCAAATAACATAGATTTAAAGAGCTCAGGGTACCCATGAAAATTAAAAATCACGGGTTTATCTGGGGTAAAATAAAAGCTAAATTGGTCAGGTGAACATAGGTAAGGACCGGTTTTATTTAAGCCCGAAAGTTTACTGCAGTTTACAAAGCGTAAGCGTAAGCTTGGTAATTCTTTTTTAAGTAAACTGATAGCTGCTAGTGCTTCTTTGGTCATATAGTCACCAACTCCACACAAAACAATGTCAGGATTTGTATCACTTGCAAAATCCCACACTAAAAACCCATTTTTTAAGCTTTGTTGCGCTTGCTCAGGAGTTAACCATAAAAATTCTTCAGTTTTACCTGCAACAATAATGTTGATACTATTTTTATTATTTAGGCATTCATGCAAAGCTACAAGAGTACTTGTGCTATCAGCTGGAAAATAAGCTTGAACAAAAGGAGCATGAAGTTGAAGTAAGCTACTAATAAAACTAGGATTTTGATGAGAAAAACCATTATGCTCTTGACGCCACCCAGATGAGGACAGAATATACGTTAACGACCCACAATCACCGCGCCAAGGCAGTGTTTGTGCAATACGAACAAATTTAATGTACTGCTGAACCATGCTGCTGACAATTTCTATAAAAGCTTCGTATGAGGCAAAAAGGGCATGGCGTCCGGTCAGTACGTAGCCTTGTATGAGACCTTGAAGAGATTGTTCACTGAGCATCTCAATAACTTGGCCGTCAGGTGCTAAATCTTGGTCCCATGATTTTATAGGTAGCATAAAAGCTCTGCTTGTTGCTTTTAGCACTGCGTCAAGCTTATTTGAATAAATTTCATCAGGCGATACTATCCTGAAATTTTGATTAAGCTTTATAACTTCTTGTAAATAGCTACCTGCTTTATGCATACTATTACTTGTCTTTTCACCCGGCATAAGCAGGTGATCTGTATAATTTTGAGCATCGGGAAGCGTAAGCTTTTTGTATATTCTACCGCTGTAAGCATGATTATTAGTGCCCATACAAAGCTTTTGTGGTGGAATAACTTTTTTAATCTCTGCTTGTATGCCAGTGGAGCTCCACAGTTCATCTATTTTATATGAGCGCAGCCACTGCTCAAGTGCTTTTAATTCTACCTTGTCAGTGCGTACATCAGGTATAACTGTTTGATGGGATAAATTATTGCCTTCTATTTTTTTGCCGCGTAAGCGCTTAATGCCAGTCCAGCCTTTAGGCGTTTTTAAAATAATCATCGGTAACGATATAAAAGGCTTTTTTGGGTTATAGTCTGATGCTTTAATCTTTTGTACTATTGTATACCATAGGTCTAATGCTTGGGCCATTTTAGTGTATATTTCTGGTCCTTCAACGATTATTGGTTGGTAACCGTATCCTTGAAAAAGCTTTGTAAGTTCACGGTTACTCATACGACCAAAAATGGTTGGTCCAGAAATTTTATAGCCATTAAGATGTAAAATTGGAAGTACTACGCCATTTTTGCGTGGGTCAACAAACTTATTTAAATGCCATGAGGCAGCAAGTGCTCCGGTTTCAGCTTCTCCATCACCAATTAAGCAAGCAACATAGAGGTCTGGATTATCAAGTACTGCGCCATAGGCTGTTGAAAGGCTATAGCCAAGTTCGCCACCTTCAAGTATAGCCCCTGGTGTGCCAGGATTAGTGTGACTAGGAAAGCCATAAGGCCAGCTGAACTGTTTAACGATGTATGCCAGTCCTGCTGCATCTTGAGTAGCTTCTTGATAGAAGTTTTGCAAAGTGCCTTCTAAAAATAGATTAGTTTGCAAAGCAGGAAATCCGTGACCAGGTCCTAAAACAAAAAGCATAGAAATATTATGCTTAATAATAGCGTAATTTAAATGAGCATAGGTAAAGTTAATACCTGGTACTGTGCCCCAATGTCCTAGTAATCGTGGCTTGATATTGCTAAATTCCAATGGTCGTTCAAGTAAAAAATTATCTTGAAGATAAATTTGACTTGCAGATATATAATTAGCCAGTCGTACATATTTTTTTAAGAGCTCAATATAATCAGTATGCATAAGCTGTCCTTTTTAATGCTACAAAGTCGTATAGTACTTATACCTAGACTAAAGCGTTTATAATTGCAAGAGATTAGGTAAATATACCAAGAAAGCTCTCAAGTGAGAGCTTTCTGTGCTGTTAGTTATTAAATAGTTACTGTTATTTATTATCTTGATTTAAAGTAAAGTCAGCATATCCCGCAATAGCCTTTACTATGTCTCTTGGTAGTTCGGGTATAGATGATGCTGTGCGTCCTGTAAGAGCGCTCATGCCAAGGTGCTGCCCTTGTATATAAGCTTCTAGATCTTGTAACATCTGTTGATGTGTAGTTGTATATTCTGGAGGACGTACACCTATTTGCTGTTTTAGTACACCAGAGACTGTCTGACCCATTTTGTTTTTCTTAGCGACATTAGCTCCCTTTGAGAGTAAAAAATTAAATACTTCCTGGCTACCTGTTTGTGCAGCAAGCATAAGTGGTGTATAGCCATTACGATCCTGTGGATTTAGACCAGCTCCTTTATTAACCAAAAGTTGTGCGAGAGTCATATTGTCATCTGTAGCTGCATCATGTAAAGCAGTACGTTTATCGCTCAAGTCAGTATCTTCTAGGTTGGCACCACGTTCTATTAATAATTGTACTAATGCAGCAGCATCTGCTCGTTTTTCCGGTTTTCTAAAGTTTACGACTGATATAAGTGGTAGACGGTTATCTGAGTGAGAAAAAAGTTGATAAGTTGTGTTTATGTCTGCACCACTGTCAAGTGCTTTTCTTGCTGCTTCTACATCAATAGCTCTTATTGCTTTTATAAGTTGTTGATCAGCTTGAGGATTGGCTCCAAAAATTTGGCCAAATACCGTTATAAGTGTTGCTGTATATAAAAAATGTTTCATACATATCTCCTAGTGAAAGTCGGAATAAAATGGTTGTCTTTTATTACCTTGGTTTAAAGCCAACATACCCTCCAATAAGGGTTACTATGTCTTTTGGCAATGCTGGTATATCTGAAGCTGAATAACCTGAAAGAGCACTTAAGCCAAGGTATGTACCTTGATTTTCTAGTAATACTTTTTTTATTTGATTGGCTTTTGATTGTGGTTGTACTTCTCTAAACAAATCAAAAACATCAGTACCAGCAGCTGTTTTTAGGTTGATTGTTGCACCTTTAGAAAGAAGAAGTTGGACTATTTCCGGATATCCATTAATTACAGCTACCATTAAAGGGGTATAACCTTCTTTGTCTTGAGCATTAACCTGATTGAGAGTATTGGAGTTTAGGAGTCGCTGCATTAACTGCGTATTGCCATTTAAACTTGCATAATGGAGCGTTGTGCGCCCCTCTCTATCTTTTACTTGTGTATTTACACCCTTATCAAGCAATAAATAAGCTATTTTTCGAGATCTATCACTTTTTTTAAAAAGTACATCCAATAATAGAGGAACTAAGCCAATGCTGGTATTATATATACTTTTATTTATATCAGCACCTTTTTCTAGAGCTTCTGTAGCTTTTTCTACACTATTTACGTTACTTTCGCTGGTCCTTACAGCATTCGAAAGGATAGCATCATCAGCAGGCCCAGAAAGTGTAAATGCCGGAATTAAGCTAACTGTAGTTATGATAACTAGGGTATAATACAATAAAAAGTTCATAAAAGATCCTTTGAGTAAGATAAAGGGTATTGTTTTTAACTGTTCTATAGTTAAAATTATCATATTTATTGACAAATATGCAATAATTAAAATAATATTGTATATAATTTTTATTGAGATAAATACTATGAAGGGCCAGTGCATTTTAAATAAAAAGTCATCCGTGATAGAGTAGAGCAAATAATTACTAGAGTGTGCTGGAGTTTACTTTTTAAAATAGCAACTAGTGGGAGATTGTTTTAAGGATAACGGTAGATTTATCTTAGAGACTGTTCTTTATTAGAGAGGTCTACGAATTTTAAGGCCAATATAATAGGCAATGCTATTTAGTATATCTTTTGGTAAAATAGGTATATCTAAAGGTGTATAACCTACAAGAATACTAAGCCCCAAATAGCCTGTTTGTTCATACTGTTTTATTATAGTTTGTATTGATTTAAAGTCTTGTTCTACTATATTTTGTTGTCTTTGTTTTTCAAATAAATGTTCACCTTGAACTCTTTCTGTTCTTGGTTGTGCTAGATCAAAAGCTGTTTTTCCATCATTCATTCTTAACATAGGATGAGCGCCCAAAGAAAGTAAAAGCTCTACTATATCTTTATAGCCATTGCGTGCGGCTATCATTAAAGGTGTACAACCAGCCCTATCTTGCATATTAATGTATGTGCCTAAGGAGATTATTCGCTGAACTAAACCTTTGTCTCCTCGCATTATAGCTATATGCAGAATTGTTTGACCGGTTCTGTTTTTTACATTAACATTTGAACCATAGTCAAGTAATAAGTGGACTAGCATAACCTTTTCAGATACTATAATATCAATTTCATTTTCAAGTATCCACGTGAGCATAGTAAAATTTCCATGAAATGGATGGTTAAGTATACCACTTGGATTGGCTCCTTCCTTAAGAGCCTCTTCTACTTGTTGTCTATTGCCTAAAGTTAGCCCTTCTTGTAGCTTTTCGTCTGCTACTTGATTTCCATAGGTTGTTTTGGCTACTGTTAGCAAGATTGAAAAAATGAAGAGTAGATAGTTCATAAGTAGTTTGTAATAATTAAATAGTATAAGAGTTTATATACTACTGTAATGACAATGAAAAAAACGTCAATATTTAAAGGTTATATACTGTACTATACTCTATTTTGTTGTTGTTCTAGGCTATGACTATAAAATAAAGCTCTAGCTTAAGAATTCTATCAGAAAGGTCTCTAATGAAACCATTAGTTTCACAACTACGGCCAACTACTTTAGATGAGTTTATTGGCCAACAACATTTAGTTGGTCCTGGTAAACCTTTGCGTACTGCTATAGAAAAAAGTATGTTTTTAGCTTTATTCTTTGGGGTCCACCAGGTGTAGGTAAAACTACATTAGCACGAATCTATGCTCGTGCTCTAGATGATGTGGACTATTATGAGCTGTCAGCTGTCTCTGCAAGCAAAGATGATATACGCAAAATAGTAGACAAAAAATCAGATGGTAAAATCCGGGTGCTTTTTTTTAGATGAGATTCATCGGTTTACAAAGGCACAGCAAGACTTTTTATTGCCCTATGTAGAATCAGGACAATTGGTGCTAATCGGTGCTACAACTGAAAATCCAAGTTTTGAAGTTATTCCTGCATTGCTTTCTCGTTGCAAAGTATTTGTTCTAAAAGAATTAACTGAAGAGGAAATGGCTCAAATAATAAAGCGAAGTGGCTACGCACTTGATGATCAAGCACGGGCTTGGCTAGTACGTATGGCAAACGGTGATGCCAGACAAGCTCTTTCAGTTCTGCAGGCTACAAAAGAACTCTATGAAACAGTGACTGTGGAACATTTACAAAGTACTGTCCAAGGCAACTATTTACGCTATGATAAAAAAGCTGAAGAGCGTTACAATACTATAAAAAGGTCTATGCTGCAGACA
Proteins encoded:
- a CDS encoding acetate kinase, yielding MAKKYLIINIGSTSKKYSLFADTTLVAHFVFKQQKDTYAVHTNSGVATVTPEQYQQSIEYSKKIYDLNPTVIALRIVAPGTYFTQTRLIDKKYVQRLIENISKASLHIGPIIQEIGELIKHFPQIPIYGISDSAFHQTMPQHARLYGLPLALAQELDIYRFGYHGIALQSITRTLSKQDNLPQNIIVCHLGGGSSVTALKNGVSIDTSMGFSPLEGVLMATRSGSLDPAAVLYLAQQLALTPEQLELFLNTHCGTKALTGTSDSKWVVEQAQAGQAEALLALDIYCSTITKYIGAYMSILGPLHMLVFSGGIGENSPYIREKITRPLQHFGIHLDTKKNATFETEKYIHAIHSKTTILVKTSDEAQEMIETLIHTNNK
- a CDS encoding phosphoketolase family protein: MHTDYIELLKKYVRLANYISASQIYLQDNFLLERPLEFSNIKPRLLGHWGTVPGINFTYAHLNYAIIKHNISMLFVLGPGHGFPALQTNLFLEGTLQNFYQEATQDAAGLAYIVKQFSWPYGFPSHTNPGTPGAILEGGELGYSLSTAYGAVLDNPDLYVACLIGDGEAETGALAASWHLNKFVDPRKNGVVLPILHLNGYKISGPTIFGRMSNRELTKLFQGYGYQPIIVEGPEIYTKMAQALDLWYTIVQKIKASDYNPKKPFISLPMIILKTPKGWTGIKRLRGKKIEGNNLSHQTVIPDVRTDKVELKALEQWLRSYKIDELWSSTGIQAEIKKVIPPQKLCMGTNNHAYSGRIYKKLTLPDAQNYTDHLLMPGEKTSNSMHKAGSYLQEVIKLNQNFRIVSPDEIYSNKLDAVLKATSRAFMLPIKSWDQDLAPDGQVIEMLSEQSLQGLIQGYVLTGRHALFASYEAFIEIVSSMVQQYIKFVRIAQTLPWRGDCGSLTYILSSSGWRQEHNGFSHQNPSFISSLLQLHAPFVQAYFPADSTSTLVALHECLNNKNSINIIVAGKTEEFLWLTPEQAQQSLKNGFLVWDFASDTNPDIVLCGVGDYMTKEALAAISLLKKELPSLRLRFVNCSKLSGLNKTGPYLCSPDQFSFYFTPDKPVIFNFHGYPELFKSMLFEHGSSKRFTVRGYSEEGSTTTPFDMQIRNGTSRYHLVLDALRVGAQNGNINSKQAQELSQKYNQKISDFTNYILKYGIDPKEVTQWQWQKST
- a CDS encoding ankyrin repeat domain-containing protein encodes the protein MKHFLYTATLITVFGQIFGANPQADQQLIKAIRAIDVEAARKALDSGADINTTYQLFSHSDNRLPLISVVNFRKPEKRADAAALVQLLIERGANLEDTDLSDKRTALHDAATDDNMTLAQLLVNKGAGLNPQDRNGYTPLMLAAQTGSQEVFNFLLSKGANVAKKNKMGQTVSGVLKQQIGVRPPEYTTTHQQMLQDLEAYIQGQHLGMSALTGRTASSIPELPRDIVKAIAGYADFTLNQDNK
- a CDS encoding ankyrin repeat domain-containing protein, whose protein sequence is MNFLLYYTLVIITTVSLIPAFTLSGPADDAILSNAVRTSESNVNSVEKATEALEKGADINKSIYNTSIGLVPLLLDVLFKKSDRSRKIAYLLLDKGVNTQVKDREGRTTLHYASLNGNTQLMQRLLNSNTLNQVNAQDKEGYTPLMVAVINGYPEIVQLLLSKGATINLKTAAGTDVFDLFREVQPQSKANQIKKVLLENQGTYLGLSALSGYSASDIPALPKDIVTLIGGYVGFKPR
- a CDS encoding ankyrin repeat domain-containing protein, coding for MNYLLFIFSILLTVAKTTYGNQVADEKLQEGLTLGNRQQVEEALKEGANPSGILNHPFHGNFTMLTWILENEIDIIVSEKVMLVHLLLDYGSNVNVKNRTGQTILHIAIMRGDKGLVQRIISLGTYINMQDRAGCTPLMIAARNGYKDIVELLLSLGAHPMLRMNDGKTAFDLAQPRTERVQGEHLFEKQRQQNIVEQDFKSIQTIIKQYEQTGYLGLSILVGYTPLDIPILPKDILNSIAYYIGLKIRRPL